The Chanos chanos chromosome 6, fChaCha1.1, whole genome shotgun sequence genome includes a region encoding these proteins:
- the rab34a gene encoding ras-related protein Rab-34a, which yields MSVLPPVRKDRIIAQLPMFFTKEAALHTKDEFNPKVKTACQQQKTGTVGFKISKVIVVGDLAVGKTCLINRFCKDAFDKNYKATIGVDFEMERFEVLGVPFSLQLWDTAGQERFKCIASTYYRGAQAVIIVFDLTDIASLEHTRQWLEDALKENDPTGILLFLVGTKKDLISPAQYSLMEKDAIKMSEELKAEYWAVSALSGEGVRDFFFRVASLTFETNVLAELEKSGSKRIGEVVRINSNTNNLYASSKKKQPNCCQ from the exons ATGAGTGTCCTGCCCCCTGTCCGGAAAGACCGCATCATTGCCCAGCTCCCTATG TTCTTCACTAAAGAAGCCGCATTACACACTAAGGATGAATTCAACCCCAAAGTGAAGACAGCCTGCCAGCAACAAAAGACTGGCACAGTGGG GTTTAAAATCTCAAAGGTCATTGTAGTGGGTGACCTAGCTGTGGGGAAAACCTGTTTGATTAATAG GTTTTGTAAGGATGCGTTTGACAAGAACTACAAAGCAACTATTGGTGTTGACTTTGAGATGGAGAGGTTTGAGGTACTTGGGGTGCCTTTCAGCCTGCAGTT ATGGGACACTGCAGGGCAGGAAAGGTTTAAGTGCATTGCTTCCACCTACTACAGAGGTGCTCAAG ctgtcaTAATCGTCTTTGATTTGACGGATATAGCATCTTTGGAGCATACAAG GCAGTGGCTGGAGGATGCCCTGAAAGAGAATGACCCAACCGGCATACTACTCTTTTTAGTTGGTACCAAGAAAGACCTGATC TCCCCTGCCCAGTACTCTCTAATGGAGAAGGATGCTATCAAAATGTCAGAGGAATTAAAAGCGGAGTACTGGGCTGTATCAGCTTTATCAG GTGAAGGTGTGAGGGACTTTTTCTTCCGCGTTGCGTCACTTACGTTTGAGACCAACGTTTTGGCAGAGCTGGAGAAAAGTGGATCGAAACGCATCGGTGAAGTTGTCA GAataaacagcaacacaaacaacttATATGCATCTTCGAAGAAGAAGCAGCCCAACTGTTGCCAGTGA